The genomic region CCTATGCACTGAGTTCCCAAGCGCGGGAGATCCCGTCCGGCACTGGACCGTCACTACTGGACCTGTACCCTCCGCTCGCCGCGAAATTCGCGACCGTCAATGCCCGAGGTGTTTGCGCAACTTGGCATTCACCTGGTCCCCGACCCGGTCGAGGATGTCCTCGATCAGCTTGCCCCGCTTGGGTTTTGCCTCGATGCTGCCCAGGACGGCCAGCCCGTCCACGTACACCACGGGTGCGTCGTGGTCGGCCGAATCGAGCGTGTCCACCTCGAAGCTGCCGAGGACGCCGCCGCCGTTGCCCCGCAGCGACACGTTCTCCGGGACGCGGATCTCGATGCTGCCGAAGACCGAGATCGCCTTGATCACGACCTGCTGGTGCTCGAAGATCGCCTCGCTGAGGTCTATCTCCACGCTGCCGAAGATCGCGTACGCGTGCGTGCGGCGGCCGATGCGCCAGCGGCCCTTGCGGACGGCGGAGCTGAACACCGCCACCACGTTCTCCTCGGCGACCGGCGGGACCGTGCCCGGAGTGGGGCGGTTCGGCGCCGCGGCGAACGTCGCCGTCGGCCGGGACGGGTGGGCGGCCGGCAGGTCCGCCACGAGCGGCTCCAGCTCGCCGACGGTCTTCGCGCGGAAGACGTCCTCGACCCGCTCGGCATGCTCCTCCGCGGTGAGGCGGCCCTCGGCGAGGGCCTCGCGCAGGATGTCCGCCGTCCGGTCGCGGTCGGCGTCGGAGGCCCGGAGGTCGGTCTGCTTCCGGAGGTCGGGTGCGGGCGCGGTGCTCTTCTCTAGGTCCACGACAGCAGCGTACCCAAACGCGATAGATCGCGACTAGGGCCTGTCTGGCTATTCCCGTCGTCGCCCGGAGGGCGGCCTCGCGGCGTCAGGTGCGTGCTCTCGGCGCGCCGGGCGTAGATCCTCGTACTGGATGTACGTGGGTCTGCGCCCGGTGCGGCGAGAGTGCGTGCATGGCGTCGCGAGGCAGGCGGGAATTGCCAGACAGGCCCTAGGGGGTACGGACGGCGAACTGAGCCTTACCTCACAAGCGTGGTGTCAGTAGCAGGTTCTACGCTGGTGGGCGCCCGCCAATGGAGGCCGGCCACTATCTGTCGATGAAGGATTTGGCGAGATGCCTGAGTTCGTGTACACCGATCTGCTCCCCCAGGGAGAGGACACCACCCCGTACCGGCTGGTGACCTCGGAGGGTGTTTCCACCTTCGAGGCCGACGGGCGCACGTTCCTCAAGGTGGCGCCCGACGCGCTGCGGACGCTCGCCGCCGAGGCCATCCACGACATCCAGCACTACCTGCGGCCGGCCCACCTCGCGCAGCTGCGGCGCATCATCGACGACCCCGAGGCGTCGAACAACGACAAGTTCGTCGCGCTCGACCTCCTGAAGAACGCGAACATCGCGGCCGCGGGCGTCCTGCCCATGTGTCAGGACACCGGCACGGCGATCGTGATGGGCAAGCGCGGGCAGAACGTGCTCACGGAGGGCGGCGACGAGGCCGCGCTGAGCCGCGGCATCTACGACGCCTACCTCAACCTGAATCTGCGGTACTCGCAGATGGCCCCGCTGACCATGTGGGACGAGAAGAACACCGGGTCGAACCTGCCGGCCCAGATCGAGCTGTACGCGACCGACGGCGGCGCCTACAAGTTCCTGTTCATGGCGAAGGGCGGCGGTTCGGCCAACAAGTCGTTCCTGTACCAGGAGACGAAGGCCGTTCTGAACGAGGCCTCCATGATGAAGTTCCTGGAGGAGAAGATCCGCTCCCTGGGGACCGCGGCCTGCCCGCCGTACCACCTGGCGATCGTCGTCGGCGGGACGAGCGCCGAGTACGCCCTCAAAACCGCGAAATACGCGTCCGCGCACTACCTGGACGAGATTCCGGCCGAGGGCTCCGAGCTCGGGCACGGCTTCCGGGACAAGGAGCTGGAGGAGAAGGTCTTCGAGCTGACGCAGCGGATCGGGATCGGGGCGCAGTTCGGCGGCAAGTACTTCTGTCACGACGTGCGTGTGGTGCGGCTGCCGCGGCACGGGGCGTCCTGCCCGGTCGCCATCGCCGTCTCCTGCTCCGCCGACCGGCAGGCCGTCGCGAAGATCACCGCGGAGGGTGTGTTCCTGGAGCAGTTGGAGACGGACCCGGCGCGGTTCCTGCCGGAGACCACGGACGAGCACCTCGACGAGTCGGCGGACGTGGTCCGTATCGACCTCAACCAGCCCATGGACGACATCCTCGCCGAGCTGACCAAGTACCCGGTCAAGACGCGGCTTTCGCTCTCCGGGCCGCTGGTCGTGGCGCGGGACATCGCGCACGCCAAGATCAAGGAGCGGCTTGACGCGGGCGAGGAGATGCCGCAGTACCTGAAGGACCACCCCGTGTACTACGCGGGGCCGGCCAAGACCCCCGAGGGGTACGCGTCCGGGTCGTTCGGGCCGACCACGGCCGGGCGGATGGACTCGTACGTGGCGCAGTTCCAGGCGGCGGGCGGTTCCAAGGTGATGCTGGCGAAGGGGAATCGGTCGCAGCAGGTGACGGACGCGTGTGATGCCCACGGGGGCTTCTATCTCGGGTCCATCGGTGGGCCGGCTGCCCGTCTCGCGCAGGACTGCATCAAGAAGGTCGAGGTCGTCGAGTACGAGGAGCTCGGGATGGAGGCCGTGTGGAAGATCGAGGTCGAGGACTTCCCTGCGTTCATCGTCGTTGACGACAAGGGAAACGACTTCTTCAAGGACCCGGCGCCTGCGCCGACGTTCACGTCGATTCCTGTGCGGGGGCCTGGGCTGGGTTAGCTGGTGATCGCTGCGGGTGTTTTTCGCCCCCGCCGCCCCTACCCGTTCCCATCCCGTTCCCATCCCGTTCCTGGGGGCTCCGTCCCCAGACCCCCGTATCGCGCTGAACGCGCTCGTCCTCAAACGCCGGACGGGCTGGAAGTCAGCCCCTCCGGCGTTTGAGGAGCGGGGGTGCGGGGGCAGCGCCCCCGAGGGACGGGAATGGGTAGGGGCGGCGGGGGCGCTGTACCTCTCATGAGCGACTACCGGATCGAACACGACTCCATGGGTGAGGTCCGCGTCCCCGCGGACGCGAAGTGGCGGGCCCAGACCCAGCGCGCCGTGGAGAACTTCCCGATCTCCGGGCAACGGATCGAGCGGGCGCACATCGAGGCCCTCGCCCGGATCAAGGCGGCCGCGGCCAAGGTGAACGCCGGGCTCGGGGTGCTGGACAAGGACATCGCCGAGGCCATCCAGGACGCGGCCGCGGAGGTCGTGGACGGGAAGTGGGACGAGCACTTCCCCGTAGACGTTTTTCAGACAGGGTCCGGGACCTCGTCCAACATGAACACGAACGAGGTCATCGCCACGCTGGCGACGGAACGGCTCGGCAGGGACGTACATCCGAACGACCACGTGAACGCCTCGCAGTCCAGCAACGACGTCTTCCCCTCGTCCATCCACATCGCCGCGACGGCCGCCGTCACCCGCGATCTCGTCCCCGCCCTGGAGCACCTCGCGGCCGCGCTCACCCGCAAGTCCGAGGAGTTCGCCGACGTCGTGAAGTCCGGGCGTACGCATCTCATGGACGCGACACCCGTGACGCTCGGACAGGAGTTCGGCGGGTATGCCGCCCAGGTGCGGTACGGGATCGAGCGGCTCCAGGCCTCCCTTCCCCGGCTTGCCGAGCTGCCCCTCGGGGGGACCGCCGTCGGGACCGGGATCAATACCCCGCCCGGGTTCTCCGCCGCCGTGATCGCCGAGGTCGCGCGGAGCACCGGGCTGCCGCTCACCGAGGCGCGCGACCACTTCGAGGCGCAGGGGGCGCGGGACGGGATCGTCGAGACCAGCGGGCAACTGCGGACCATCGCCGTGGGACTCACGAAGATCGCCAACGATCTGCGGTGGATGGCCTCCGGGCCTCGTACCGGTCTGGCCGAGATCAGTCTGCCCGACCTCCAGCCGGGCTCGTCGATCATGCCCGGCAAGGTGAATCCGGTCATTCCCGAGGCCGTACTGATGGTCGCCGCGCAGGTGACCGGGAACGACGCCACGATCGCCGCCGCCGGAGCCTCCGGCAACTTCGAGCTCAACGTGATGCTGCCGGTCATCGCGAGGAACGTACTGGAGTCGGTCCGGCTCCTCGCGAACGTGTCGCGGCTGCTCGCCGACCGGACCGTCGACGGGATCACGGCCAACCGCGAGCGCGCCCGCGAGTACGCCGAGTCGTCGCCCTCCGTCGTGACGCCGCTGAACAAGTACATCGGGTACGAGGAGGCCGCGAAGGTCGCCAAGAAGGCCCTCGCCGAGCGGAAGACCATCCGCGAGGTCGTCCTGGAGTCCGGTTACGTCGAGCGCGGCGACCTCACCCGGGAGCAGTTGGACGAGGCCCTGGATGTCCTGCGGATGACGCGGCCGTAACGTCATTCGGCCCGGCGCGCGAACCGTGACGCGCGCCGCAGCGTCTCATGCCATGGGCACCTAATATCTGTTCATGGCAGAGGGTGAAGCGGTGACACAGGTGGAAGCGGGCGGGTCGACGGCGACGTACTGGAACCCCGGGAGTCAGATCCTGTGGCGTTACCGGGAGAACGCCGGCGAGCGCTTCCACATCGTGCGCCCCGTGACCGTCGTGCGGGACGACGAGGAGCTGCTCGCCGTGTGGCTGGCCCCGGGGACGGAGTGCGTCAAGCCCGTTCTCACCGACGGGACACCCGTGCACGTGGAGCCGCTGGAGACCCGCTACACCAAGCCGCGGACCACCGGGCGCGGCCACTGGTTCGGTACGGGGGTGCTGAAGCTGGCGCGGCCCGGTGAGCCGTGGTCGGTGTGGCTGTTCTGGGAGCCCGGCTGGCAGTTCAAGAACTGGTACGTCAACTTGGAGGAACCGCTGGCCAGATGGGACGGCGGAGTGGACT from Streptomyces sp. NBC_00878 harbors:
- a CDS encoding DUF1707 domain-containing protein, which encodes MDLEKSTAPAPDLRKQTDLRASDADRDRTADILREALAEGRLTAEEHAERVEDVFRAKTVGELEPLVADLPAAHPSRPTATFAAAPNRPTPGTVPPVAEENVVAVFSSAVRKGRWRIGRRTHAYAIFGSVEIDLSEAIFEHQQVVIKAISVFGSIEIRVPENVSLRGNGGGVLGSFEVDTLDSADHDAPVVYVDGLAVLGSIEAKPKRGKLIEDILDRVGDQVNAKLRKHLGH
- a CDS encoding fumarate hydratase, with the protein product MPEFVYTDLLPQGEDTTPYRLVTSEGVSTFEADGRTFLKVAPDALRTLAAEAIHDIQHYLRPAHLAQLRRIIDDPEASNNDKFVALDLLKNANIAAAGVLPMCQDTGTAIVMGKRGQNVLTEGGDEAALSRGIYDAYLNLNLRYSQMAPLTMWDEKNTGSNLPAQIELYATDGGAYKFLFMAKGGGSANKSFLYQETKAVLNEASMMKFLEEKIRSLGTAACPPYHLAIVVGGTSAEYALKTAKYASAHYLDEIPAEGSELGHGFRDKELEEKVFELTQRIGIGAQFGGKYFCHDVRVVRLPRHGASCPVAIAVSCSADRQAVAKITAEGVFLEQLETDPARFLPETTDEHLDESADVVRIDLNQPMDDILAELTKYPVKTRLSLSGPLVVARDIAHAKIKERLDAGEEMPQYLKDHPVYYAGPAKTPEGYASGSFGPTTAGRMDSYVAQFQAAGGSKVMLAKGNRSQQVTDACDAHGGFYLGSIGGPAARLAQDCIKKVEVVEYEELGMEAVWKIEVEDFPAFIVVDDKGNDFFKDPAPAPTFTSIPVRGPGLG
- a CDS encoding DUF402 domain-containing protein, which gives rise to MAEGEAVTQVEAGGSTATYWNPGSQILWRYRENAGERFHIVRPVTVVRDDEELLAVWLAPGTECVKPVLTDGTPVHVEPLETRYTKPRTTGRGHWFGTGVLKLARPGEPWSVWLFWEPGWQFKNWYVNLEEPLARWDGGVDSEDHFLDISVHPDRTWGWRDEDEFAQAQRDGLMDARLAARVKEAGRAAVEVIRTWGPPFPDGWQNWRPDPSWSVPSLPDDWDRTPAHVST
- a CDS encoding aspartate ammonia-lyase, with the protein product MSDYRIEHDSMGEVRVPADAKWRAQTQRAVENFPISGQRIERAHIEALARIKAAAAKVNAGLGVLDKDIAEAIQDAAAEVVDGKWDEHFPVDVFQTGSGTSSNMNTNEVIATLATERLGRDVHPNDHVNASQSSNDVFPSSIHIAATAAVTRDLVPALEHLAAALTRKSEEFADVVKSGRTHLMDATPVTLGQEFGGYAAQVRYGIERLQASLPRLAELPLGGTAVGTGINTPPGFSAAVIAEVARSTGLPLTEARDHFEAQGARDGIVETSGQLRTIAVGLTKIANDLRWMASGPRTGLAEISLPDLQPGSSIMPGKVNPVIPEAVLMVAAQVTGNDATIAAAGASGNFELNVMLPVIARNVLESVRLLANVSRLLADRTVDGITANRERAREYAESSPSVVTPLNKYIGYEEAAKVAKKALAERKTIREVVLESGYVERGDLTREQLDEALDVLRMTRP